Proteins from one Catenuloplanes atrovinosus genomic window:
- a CDS encoding histone deacetylase: protein MTMHPLIWYTAYGSNMHATRLGYYLGGGRPPGGRRTYPGCRDPSPPRRTVGSTLPGGIFFAGESPAWTGGAAFYDRHLPGTAAARSYLVTVSQFSDLAAQEMYRPPGTDLDLGPVLERGHVRLGDGRYETMVHAGDLDGHPMITFTAPWSAREAALNAPAARYLEMISSGLHEAHSWSPPQIAAYLAGRPGAAGAWTIPRLTALARRGIELGMLVAAPDPDGA, encoded by the coding sequence ATGACGATGCACCCATTGATCTGGTACACCGCGTACGGCTCGAACATGCACGCGACCCGGCTCGGCTACTACCTCGGCGGCGGGCGGCCACCGGGCGGGCGCCGGACCTACCCCGGGTGCCGCGACCCGTCACCGCCACGCCGCACGGTCGGCTCCACGCTGCCCGGCGGCATCTTCTTCGCCGGCGAGTCCCCCGCCTGGACCGGCGGTGCCGCCTTCTACGACCGGCACCTGCCCGGCACCGCCGCCGCCCGCAGCTATCTGGTAACGGTGTCGCAGTTCTCCGACCTCGCGGCGCAGGAGATGTACCGGCCGCCCGGCACGGACCTCGACCTGGGCCCGGTGCTGGAGCGCGGGCACGTGAGGCTGGGCGACGGCCGCTACGAGACGATGGTGCACGCGGGCGACCTGGACGGGCATCCGATGATCACGTTCACCGCGCCGTGGTCCGCCCGCGAGGCCGCGCTGAACGCGCCCGCCGCCCGCTACCTCGAAATGATCTCCAGCGGGCTGCACGAGGCACACTCCTGGAGCCCGCCGCAGATCGCCGCCTACCTGGCCGGCCGGCCCGGCGCGGCCGGCGCCTGGACGATCCCCCGGCTCACCGCGCTGGCTCGGCGCGGCATCGAGCTGGGCATGCTGGTCGCGGCCCCGGACCCGGACGGCGCCTGA
- the sthA gene encoding Si-specific NAD(P)(+) transhydrogenase, producing MMSVVYDFDVLVLGSGPSGQKAAIAAAKLDRRVAIVERRNMIGGVCINTGTIPSKTLREAVVYLTGLNQREMYGRDYRVKDDITVGDLSARTSHVIGREIEVIRSQLQRNRVRLLTGTGRFFDEHTVSVNDDGGRETKVTAEKIILAVGTRPARPSTVDFDDRTIIDSDGIINLEHVPNSMIVVGAGVIGIEYASMFAALGTKVTVVERRDRMLEFCDLEIIESLKYHLRDLAVTFRFGETVASVERHPRGAIALLESGKRIGADTVMYSAGRQGLGSDLNLENAGLEADNRGRISVNEHYQTTVDHIYAVGDIIGFPALASTSMEQGRLAAHHACGEPARDMHQLQPIGIYTIPEISFVGRTEDELTEARIPFEVGIARYRELARGQIIGDSYGMLKLLVSPDDGKLLGVHVFGTGATELVHIGQTVMGCDGTVDYLVDAVFNYPTLAESYKVAALDAMNKMRHIHRIAT from the coding sequence ATGATGAGTGTCGTGTACGACTTCGACGTGCTGGTGCTGGGATCGGGCCCGAGCGGGCAGAAGGCCGCGATCGCCGCGGCGAAGCTGGATCGACGGGTCGCCATCGTCGAGCGGCGCAACATGATCGGTGGCGTGTGCATCAACACGGGCACCATTCCGTCCAAGACGCTGCGTGAGGCCGTGGTCTACCTGACCGGCCTCAACCAGCGGGAGATGTACGGTCGCGACTACCGGGTCAAGGACGACATCACGGTCGGCGACCTGAGCGCGCGCACGTCGCACGTGATCGGCCGCGAGATCGAGGTGATCCGCAGCCAGCTGCAGCGCAACCGCGTCCGGCTGCTCACCGGCACCGGCCGGTTCTTCGACGAGCACACGGTCTCCGTCAACGACGACGGCGGCCGCGAGACCAAGGTGACCGCCGAGAAGATCATCCTGGCCGTGGGCACCAGGCCGGCCCGCCCGTCCACGGTCGACTTCGACGACCGGACGATCATAGATTCGGACGGGATCATCAACCTCGAGCACGTGCCGAACTCGATGATCGTGGTCGGCGCCGGCGTGATCGGCATCGAGTACGCGTCGATGTTCGCCGCGCTCGGCACCAAGGTCACCGTGGTCGAGCGCCGCGACCGGATGCTCGAGTTCTGCGACCTGGAGATCATCGAAAGCCTGAAGTACCACCTGCGCGACCTGGCCGTCACGTTCCGGTTCGGCGAGACCGTGGCCTCGGTCGAGCGGCATCCGCGCGGCGCGATCGCGCTGCTGGAGAGCGGCAAGCGGATCGGCGCCGACACGGTGATGTACTCGGCCGGTCGCCAGGGCCTCGGCAGCGACCTCAACCTGGAGAACGCCGGGCTGGAGGCGGACAACCGCGGCCGGATCTCGGTGAACGAGCATTACCAGACCACGGTCGACCACATCTACGCGGTCGGCGACATCATCGGCTTCCCGGCGCTCGCGTCCACCTCGATGGAGCAGGGCCGGCTCGCCGCGCACCACGCCTGCGGCGAGCCCGCGCGCGACATGCACCAGCTCCAGCCGATCGGCATCTACACGATCCCGGAGATCAGCTTCGTCGGGCGCACCGAGGACGAGCTGACCGAGGCGCGCATCCCGTTCGAGGTGGGCATCGCCCGCTACCGCGAGCTGGCCCGCGGGCAGATCATCGGCGACTCGTACGGCATGCTCAAGCTCCTGGTCTCGCCGGACGACGGCAAGCTGCTCGGCGTGCACGTCTTCGGCACCGGCGCGACCGAGCTGGTCCACATCGGCCAGACCGTGATGGGTTGCGACGGCACGGTGGACTACCTGGTGGACGCGGTCTTCAACTACCCGACGCTGGCGGAGAGCTACAAGGTCGCGGCGCTCGACGCGATGAACAAGATGCGCCACATCCACCGCATCGCCACCTGA
- the rdgB gene encoding RdgB/HAM1 family non-canonical purine NTP pyrophosphatase, translating into MTTKLLLATRNAKKLTELQQILDAALGASRIQLVGLDAVAEYLEVPETGLTFGENALIKAREGVRHTGLPTVADDSGLAVDALSGMPGVFSARWSGRHGDDRANLDLVLAQTADVPEQHRGAAFVCAAALVLPGGKEHLVDGRMTGRLLRAPRGEGGFGYDPIFIAEGQQRTNAELTPEEKNAISHRGKAFRALAKVIAKELA; encoded by the coding sequence ATGACGACGAAACTGCTCCTGGCCACGCGGAACGCGAAGAAGCTCACCGAGCTGCAGCAGATCCTGGACGCGGCGCTCGGCGCCAGCCGCATCCAGCTGGTCGGCCTGGACGCGGTGGCGGAGTACCTCGAGGTGCCGGAGACCGGGCTCACGTTCGGCGAGAACGCGCTGATCAAGGCGCGCGAGGGCGTCCGGCACACCGGGCTGCCCACGGTCGCGGACGACTCCGGCCTGGCCGTGGATGCGCTCTCCGGCATGCCGGGCGTGTTCAGCGCGCGCTGGTCCGGCCGGCACGGCGACGACCGGGCCAACCTCGACCTGGTGCTCGCCCAGACCGCGGACGTGCCGGAGCAGCACCGCGGCGCCGCGTTCGTCTGCGCGGCCGCGCTGGTGCTGCCGGGCGGCAAGGAGCACCTGGTGGACGGGCGGATGACCGGGCGGCTGCTGCGCGCGCCGCGCGGCGAGGGCGGATTCGGCTACGACCCGATCTTCATCGCCGAGGGGCAGCAGCGGACCAACGCGGAGCTGACCCCGGAGGAGAAGAACGCGATCAGCCACCGCGGCAAGGCGTTCCGGGCACTCGCCAAAGTTATCGCCAAGGAACTGGCCTAA
- the rph gene encoding ribonuclease PH yields the protein MARPDGRTTEQLRPVTLARHWSANPEGSVLVEFGATRVLCTASVTEGVPRWRKGSGLGWVTAEYAMLPRATNSRSDRESVKGRIGGRTHEISRLIGRSLRACVDLKALGENSIVLDCDVLNADGGTRTAAITGAYVALHDAVTWMSERKMLGGRTVERVVNRSVSAVSVGLIGGEPRLDLCYTEDVAADVDMNIVCTGEGDFVEVQGTGEATVFGRAQLDALLDLGVAGCADLAEAQRKALSA from the coding sequence ATGGCGCGTCCCGATGGCAGAACGACCGAGCAACTCCGACCGGTGACCCTGGCCCGTCACTGGAGCGCGAATCCGGAAGGGTCGGTGCTGGTCGAGTTCGGCGCCACCCGGGTGCTCTGCACCGCCAGCGTCACCGAGGGGGTGCCGCGCTGGCGGAAGGGTTCCGGCCTCGGCTGGGTGACCGCGGAGTACGCGATGCTGCCGCGCGCCACCAACTCCCGCTCCGACCGGGAGAGCGTGAAGGGGCGCATCGGCGGCCGCACCCACGAGATCTCCCGCCTGATCGGGCGCAGCCTCCGCGCGTGCGTCGACCTCAAGGCGCTGGGGGAGAACTCGATCGTGCTCGACTGCGACGTGCTGAACGCGGACGGCGGCACCCGCACCGCCGCCATCACCGGTGCCTACGTGGCGCTGCACGACGCGGTCACCTGGATGTCCGAGCGGAAGATGCTCGGCGGCCGTACCGTGGAGCGGGTCGTGAACCGGTCGGTGTCCGCGGTCAGCGTCGGCCTGATCGGTGGTGAGCCCCGGCTCGATCTGTGCTACACCGAGGACGTGGCGGCCGATGTGGACATGAACATCGTCTGCACCGGCGAGGGCGACTTCGTCGAGGTCCAGGGCACCGGCGAGGCGACCGTCTTCGGGCGCGCCCAGCTCGACGCCCTGCTCGACCTCGGCGTGGCCGGCTGCGCCGACCTGGCGGAGGCTCAGCGGAAGGCGCTCTCGGCATGA
- a CDS encoding glycosyltransferase, translated as MRIVRLANFVMSRSGGLRTALRNLGEGYQDAGHESILVVPGKKAGDEMTSYGRVITLPGTMVPRTGGYRLMLGRRRLSRVLEDLRPDRLEVSDRSTLRWTGEWAKAHGVPSMMVSHESLAGLLTVWGVPAGVGGSAADVLNARTARQFDTILCTTAWAAAEFKRINTPNLVEVPLGVDLDAFTPKHHDPAIRARFAREDEALLVHCSRLSPEKRPELAIDALAALLASGVKASLVVVGDGPRRAALAYKAARLPVRFAGFINDRTTVAGLLASADVAIAPGPVETFGLAALEALACGTPVVVNAASALPEVVGDAGMAVPGTGEAFAEGVKTLLERPEEERRTAARARAEQFGWPAAIEGFLKAHGATSTPRASATPGA; from the coding sequence CTGCGCATCGTCCGGCTGGCGAACTTCGTCATGTCCCGTTCCGGCGGCCTGCGCACCGCCCTGCGCAATCTGGGTGAGGGCTACCAGGACGCCGGGCACGAGTCGATCCTGGTCGTCCCCGGTAAGAAGGCCGGCGACGAGATGACCTCCTACGGGCGGGTCATCACGCTGCCCGGCACCATGGTCCCGCGGACCGGCGGCTACCGGCTGATGCTCGGCCGCCGCCGGCTCTCCCGCGTGCTGGAGGATCTGCGGCCGGACCGGCTGGAGGTCTCCGACCGCAGCACGCTGCGCTGGACCGGCGAGTGGGCGAAGGCGCACGGCGTGCCGTCGATGATGGTGTCGCACGAGAGCCTGGCCGGCCTGCTGACCGTGTGGGGCGTGCCGGCCGGCGTCGGCGGGAGCGCGGCAGACGTGCTGAACGCGCGCACCGCCCGCCAGTTCGACACGATCCTGTGCACCACCGCCTGGGCCGCCGCCGAGTTCAAGCGGATCAACACGCCGAACCTGGTGGAGGTCCCGCTCGGCGTGGACCTGGACGCGTTCACGCCGAAGCACCACGACCCGGCCATCCGCGCCCGGTTCGCCCGCGAGGACGAGGCGCTGCTGGTGCACTGCAGCCGCCTCTCCCCGGAGAAGCGGCCGGAACTGGCCATCGACGCGCTGGCCGCGCTGCTGGCGTCCGGCGTCAAGGCCTCGCTGGTGGTGGTGGGCGACGGCCCGCGCCGTGCCGCGCTGGCGTACAAGGCGGCCCGCCTGCCGGTCCGGTTCGCCGGGTTCATCAACGACCGCACCACCGTCGCCGGGCTGCTGGCCAGCGCGGACGTGGCGATCGCGCCCGGCCCGGTGGAGACGTTCGGCCTGGCCGCGCTGGAGGCGCTGGCCTGCGGCACGCCCGTGGTGGTCAACGCGGCCAGCGCGCTGCCCGAGGTGGTCGGCGACGCCGGCATGGCCGTGCCGGGCACCGGCGAGGCGTTCGCCGAGGGCGTGAAGACGCTGCTGGAGCGCCCGGAGGAGGAGCGCCGGACCGCCGCGCGGGCGCGCGCCGAGCAGTTCGGCTGGCCCGCGGCGATCGAGGGCTTCCTGAAGGCGCACGGCGCGACGTCCACCCCGCGGGCGAGCGCGACGCCGGGCGCGTGA
- a CDS encoding glycosyltransferase family 4 protein: MRVAIITESFLPDVNGVAHSVVRVAEHLVSKGHEPLVIAPNPAMMTRRALPVTDYPVVRVASFPMLGYKDFRLGLPVPKIAEALDGHQPDVVHLASPFFLGGRGSVLAAQRGLPTVAVYQTDVAAYARLYKLGWGEATAWKWIRTIHNAADRTLAPSTAAAEALIAHGVSRVWLWRRGVDVERFRPDHRSEAVRRSLAPNGELIVGYVGRLAVEKRVDLLARTSRLPGVKVVIVGDGPARKDLEKAVPDALFLGALHGDELARTYASMDIFAHTGPYETFGQTVQEAMASGLPVVAPAVGGPVDLVKPDTTGVLVPPEDAGALADAVADLVADDERRIEFGRAARAAVARRSWAAVGDELIGHYAAVVAGPGVPASVQMAA; this comes from the coding sequence ATGCGTGTAGCGATCATTACGGAGTCGTTCCTGCCGGACGTCAACGGCGTCGCGCACTCCGTCGTGCGCGTCGCGGAGCACCTCGTCAGCAAGGGGCACGAGCCGCTGGTCATCGCGCCGAATCCGGCGATGATGACCCGCCGTGCGCTGCCGGTCACCGACTACCCGGTGGTGCGGGTGGCGAGCTTCCCGATGCTCGGGTACAAGGACTTCCGCCTCGGCCTGCCGGTGCCCAAGATCGCCGAGGCGCTCGACGGGCACCAGCCCGACGTCGTCCATCTGGCCAGCCCGTTCTTCCTGGGCGGGCGCGGCTCCGTGCTGGCCGCTCAGCGCGGCCTGCCGACCGTGGCGGTCTACCAGACCGACGTGGCCGCCTACGCGCGTCTGTACAAGCTCGGCTGGGGCGAGGCCACGGCGTGGAAGTGGATCCGCACGATCCACAACGCCGCCGACCGTACGCTGGCGCCCTCCACCGCGGCGGCCGAGGCGCTCATCGCGCACGGCGTGTCCCGGGTCTGGCTGTGGCGCCGCGGCGTGGACGTGGAGCGGTTCCGCCCCGACCACCGGTCCGAGGCGGTGCGCCGCTCGCTCGCGCCGAACGGTGAGCTGATCGTCGGCTACGTCGGCCGCCTGGCCGTGGAGAAGCGCGTCGACCTGCTGGCCCGGACCAGCCGCCTGCCCGGCGTGAAGGTCGTCATCGTCGGCGACGGCCCGGCGCGCAAGGACCTGGAGAAGGCGGTGCCGGACGCGCTGTTCCTCGGCGCGCTGCACGGCGACGAGCTGGCCCGGACGTACGCCAGCATGGACATCTTCGCCCACACCGGGCCGTACGAGACGTTCGGCCAGACCGTGCAGGAGGCCATGGCCTCCGGACTGCCGGTCGTCGCGCCCGCGGTCGGTGGCCCGGTCGACCTGGTCAAGCCGGACACGACCGGCGTGCTGGTGCCGCCGGAGGACGCCGGCGCGCTCGCCGACGCGGTCGCCGACCTGGTCGCGGACGACGAGCGGCGGATCGAGTTCGGGCGTGCCGCACGGGCCGCCGTGGCCCGGCGAAGCTGGGCGGCCGTTGGCGACGAACTCATCGGGCATTACGCTGCCGTGGTCGCCGGTCCCGGTGTGCCGGCGTCCGTGCAGATGGCGGCCTGA
- a CDS encoding MBL fold metallo-hydrolase: MRLTVLGCAGSFPGPESACSAYLLSVDGFNLLIDFGSGSMSALQRYAGLHSVNAILISHLHCDHVLDACTYVVARRYAPDGPLPPLPVYAPDGAPDRIAAAYSLDEGPVDDVYTFYSLQPGTFPIGPFSVTVDRVNHPIETYGVRVEHEGRVLAYSSDTAVCDSLLRLAQGADVFLCEASYLDGVDNPPDLHLTGREAGEIADKAAVGRLLLTHLVAAWGSEALTQDAAQAAFDGPVEIVRPGARYDI; this comes from the coding sequence ATGCGATTGACCGTGCTTGGCTGTGCCGGCAGTTTTCCCGGACCCGAGTCGGCCTGTTCCGCGTACCTGCTCTCGGTCGACGGTTTCAACCTTCTGATCGACTTCGGCTCCGGCTCGATGAGCGCGCTGCAGCGCTACGCCGGCCTGCACTCGGTGAACGCCATCCTGATCAGCCACCTGCACTGCGACCACGTGCTGGACGCCTGCACCTACGTGGTGGCCCGGCGGTACGCGCCGGACGGCCCGCTGCCGCCGCTGCCGGTCTACGCGCCGGACGGTGCCCCGGACCGGATCGCGGCGGCGTACAGCCTGGACGAGGGCCCGGTCGACGACGTCTACACGTTCTACAGTCTCCAGCCCGGCACGTTCCCGATCGGCCCGTTCTCCGTCACCGTGGACCGTGTCAATCACCCGATAGAGACCTACGGCGTGCGGGTCGAGCACGAGGGTCGCGTGCTGGCATACTCGTCGGACACCGCGGTCTGCGACTCGCTGCTGCGGCTGGCCCAGGGCGCGGACGTGTTCCTCTGCGAGGCGAGTTACCTCGACGGCGTGGACAACCCGCCTGACCTGCACCTGACCGGCCGCGAGGCGGGCGAGATCGCGGACAAGGCGGCGGTCGGCCGGCTGCTGCTGACGCATCTCGTGGCGGCGTGGGGCAGCGAGGCGCTGACCCAGGACGCGGCGCAGGCCGCCTTCGACGGTCCGGTGGAGATCGTCCGTCCGGGGGCGCGGTATGACATCTGA
- a CDS encoding PLP-dependent cysteine synthase family protein, producing MARYDSLLDLGGDTPLIGLPRLSPVVPEGAPPVRLWAKLEDRNPTGSVKDRAALFMIRAAEEAGRIRPGDTILEPTSGNTGISLAMVAKLRGYRLVCVMPENVSAERTQLLRMYGAEIIFSPAAGGSNQAVATAKQIAAEHPDWVMLFQYGNEANARAHYETTGPELLRDLPTITHFVAGLGTTGTLMGTGRYLREKVEGIEIVAAEPRYGELVYGLRNLDEGYVPELYDATVLTRRFSVGTRDSVLRTRQLVEVEGLFAGFSTGAVLHAALNVAHEAVKAGKRADVAFLVADGGWKYLSTGAYGGTLAEAEEKLEGQLWA from the coding sequence ATGGCGCGGTACGACAGCCTGCTGGACCTCGGCGGTGACACGCCGCTGATCGGACTGCCTCGCCTGTCACCGGTGGTGCCCGAGGGGGCGCCACCGGTCCGCCTGTGGGCGAAGCTGGAGGATCGCAACCCCACCGGCAGCGTGAAGGACCGCGCCGCCCTCTTCATGATCCGGGCGGCCGAGGAGGCCGGCCGGATCCGGCCGGGCGACACGATCCTGGAGCCGACCAGCGGCAACACCGGCATCTCGCTGGCCATGGTGGCGAAGCTGCGCGGCTACCGGCTGGTCTGCGTGATGCCGGAGAACGTGTCGGCCGAGCGCACCCAGCTGCTCCGGATGTACGGCGCCGAGATCATCTTCTCGCCCGCGGCCGGCGGCTCCAATCAGGCCGTCGCCACCGCGAAGCAGATCGCGGCGGAGCATCCGGACTGGGTGATGCTCTTCCAGTACGGCAACGAGGCGAACGCGCGCGCCCACTACGAGACCACCGGGCCCGAGCTGCTGCGCGACCTGCCGACGATCACGCACTTCGTGGCCGGGCTCGGCACCACCGGCACGCTCATGGGCACCGGCCGCTACCTGCGTGAGAAGGTCGAGGGCATCGAGATCGTGGCGGCCGAGCCGCGCTACGGCGAGCTGGTCTACGGCCTGCGCAACCTCGACGAGGGGTACGTGCCGGAGCTCTACGACGCCACGGTGCTGACCCGCCGGTTCTCCGTCGGCACCCGCGATTCGGTGCTGCGCACCCGGCAACTGGTCGAGGTGGAGGGCCTGTTCGCGGGCTTCTCCACCGGTGCCGTGCTGCACGCGGCGCTCAATGTGGCGCACGAGGCGGTGAAGGCGGGCAAGCGGGCGGACGTCGCGTTCCTGGTCGCCGACGGCGGCTGGAAGTACCTCTCCACCGGCGCCTACGGCGGCACGCTCGCCGAGGCGGAGGAGAAGCTCGAAGGCCAGCTCTGGGCCTGA
- a CDS encoding MoaD/ThiS family protein yields MAIEVRIPTILRSYTGGAKVVEGSGDTLADLLTDLDSRHSGIRGRLVTPEGTLHRFVNIYVNDEDVRFLGGLDAKLSDGASVTVLPAVAGGAFGFAAAAALLGHNGR; encoded by the coding sequence ATGGCCATCGAAGTTCGCATCCCCACCATCCTGCGCAGCTACACCGGCGGTGCCAAGGTCGTCGAGGGCTCCGGCGACACGCTCGCCGACCTGCTCACCGACCTGGACTCGCGCCACTCCGGCATCCGTGGCCGCCTGGTCACGCCGGAGGGCACGCTGCACCGGTTCGTGAACATCTACGTCAACGACGAGGACGTGCGTTTCCTCGGCGGCCTCGACGCCAAGCTCTCCGACGGCGCGTCCGTGACCGTGCTCCCGGCCGTGGCCGGTGGCGCGTTCGGGTTCGCCGCCGCGGCCGCGCTGCTCGGCCACAACGGCCGCTGA
- a CDS encoding DUF2017 domain-containing protein, whose protein sequence is MFRRQGTQCVAVFAQEEARVLRKVASEVVGLLTDGFDHDDPVVDRLFPAIYPDQPAESEEVRRYTEGDLKTAKIDQAGAILAGLPSDGGGEVSLDAEEAEAWLRAINDARLAMGVRLEIKPETDLADEIDDAVLHDPTSTRLFQLSVYQYLGYLQESLLHALIDG, encoded by the coding sequence ATGTTCCGGCGCCAGGGCACGCAGTGCGTGGCCGTCTTCGCCCAGGAGGAAGCGCGCGTGCTGCGCAAGGTCGCGAGCGAGGTCGTGGGCCTGCTCACGGACGGCTTCGACCATGACGACCCGGTGGTCGACCGGCTCTTCCCGGCGATCTACCCGGACCAGCCCGCGGAGAGCGAGGAGGTCCGGCGGTACACCGAGGGCGACCTGAAGACCGCGAAGATCGACCAGGCCGGCGCGATCCTCGCCGGGCTGCCGTCCGACGGCGGCGGCGAGGTCTCGCTGGACGCGGAGGAGGCCGAGGCCTGGCTGCGCGCGATCAACGACGCGCGGTTGGCGATGGGCGTCCGGCTGGAGATCAAGCCGGAGACCGATCTGGCCGACGAGATCGACGACGCGGTGCTGCACGACCCCACGTCCACCCGCCTGTTCCAGCTCTCGGTCTACCAGTACCTGGGGTACCTGCAGGAGTCACTGCTGCACGCGCTGATCGACGGGTGA
- the clpS gene encoding ATP-dependent Clp protease adapter ClpS, which translates to MAAPQIAPVETPDIEELPVEDRPWVTIVWDDPVNLMTYVTWVFQKLFGYSREKAEELMLAVHHKGRAVVSTGARERMEHDASQLHAYGLWATVDRQ; encoded by the coding sequence ATGGCGGCGCCGCAGATCGCACCGGTTGAGACGCCAGACATCGAAGAGCTCCCGGTCGAGGACCGTCCGTGGGTGACGATCGTCTGGGATGATCCGGTCAATCTCATGACGTATGTGACCTGGGTTTTCCAGAAGCTGTTCGGATACAGCCGGGAGAAGGCCGAGGAGCTGATGCTGGCGGTCCACCACAAGGGCCGGGCGGTGGTCTCGACCGGCGCCCGGGAGCGCATGGAGCACGACGCCTCCCAGCTGCATGCCTATGGTTTGTGGGCGACGGTGGACCGCCAGTGA